A section of the Leptotrichia sp. HSP-342 genome encodes:
- the recF gene encoding DNA replication/repair protein RecF (All proteins in this family for which functions are known are DNA-binding proteins that assist the filamentation of RecA onto DNA for the initiation of recombination or recombinational repair.), producing the protein MYLDQISFNNFRCLADGKLKFDRYFNLIYGKNGQGKTSLIEAVHFLATGKSFRTKKVKEILKYNLNRLIVFGKYKNKDLSENAIAIDVNEDKKDFYIDREKDKYINYVGLLNIISFIPEDIELIIGNPGVRRNFFNYEISQAKKEYLQSIVNFEKILKVRNKLIKEKKTGEEIYKIYNEKFIEEGLNIVLNRQEFIKKISILLNLNYRKLFDENSELKLKYDCFLGDVEKKTREELKEKFEVLCKRKSEREKFLGYSLLGPQKDDFIFELNGKNAKAYSSQGEKKSIIFSLKISEIDILIKEKKEYPIFLMDDIASYFDEVRKKSILSYFVNKKIQCFVTSTEDLGIEGKKFIVEKGKIINE; encoded by the coding sequence ATGTATTTGGATCAGATTAGTTTTAATAACTTTCGTTGCCTTGCGGATGGGAAGTTGAAGTTTGACAGGTATTTTAATTTAATATATGGGAAAAATGGACAGGGGAAGACATCGCTTATTGAGGCTGTTCATTTTTTGGCTACTGGGAAAAGCTTTAGGACTAAGAAAGTGAAAGAGATTCTCAAGTATAATTTGAACAGGCTGATTGTATTTGGGAAATATAAAAATAAAGATTTATCGGAAAATGCTATTGCTATTGATGTGAATGAGGATAAGAAAGATTTTTATATTGATAGGGAAAAAGATAAATATATAAACTATGTGGGGTTACTTAACATTATTTCATTTATTCCTGAGGATATTGAACTGATTATTGGGAATCCTGGTGTTAGGAGAAACTTTTTTAATTATGAGATTTCGCAGGCAAAAAAAGAGTATTTACAGTCGATTGTGAATTTTGAGAAAATATTGAAGGTGCGGAACAAGCTTATAAAGGAAAAAAAGACTGGCGAGGAAATTTATAAGATCTATAACGAAAAATTTATAGAGGAAGGGCTAAATATTGTTTTAAATCGGCAGGAATTTATAAAAAAAATATCAATTTTATTAAACTTGAATTATCGTAAATTATTTGATGAAAATTCAGAATTAAAATTGAAATACGACTGTTTTCTTGGGGATGTGGAAAAGAAGACTAGAGAAGAGCTAAAGGAAAAATTTGAAGTGCTATGTAAAAGGAAAAGTGAAAGGGAAAAATTTCTTGGATACAGCCTGCTCGGTCCTCAAAAAGATGACTTTATCTTTGAGCTGAATGGGAAAAATGCAAAGGCATATTCTTCACAAGGGGAGAAGAAATCTATAATATTCTCGCTAAAAATTTCAGAAATTGATATTTTAATAAAGGAAAAAAAGGAATATCCGATATTTCTGATGGATGACATTGCTTCATATTTTGATGAAGTGAGAAAAAAAAGTATTTTAAGTTATTTTGTAAATAAAAAAATCCAATGTTTTGTAACTTCGACAGAGGATTTGGGAATAGAGGGGAAAAAATTTATTGTGGAAAAGGGGAAGATTATTAATGAGTAA
- a CDS encoding AAA family ATPase — protein MKKGIGIGIEDFSEVIKENCYYIDKTKWIEEILEDKSKIKLFTRPRRFGKTLNMSMLKYFFNVENKEENRKLFNGLDVEKSEYMSEQGQYPVIFISLKSIKAKTWEEAIQEIRLLVLELFSEYKYLLEDLDEYDLPRFKKYLLGNTDFSELKNALLFLTRILFQKYKKEVILLIDEYDSPLISAYEHHYYSDAIAFFKVFYGEALKTNQYLKMGVMTGIIRVIKAGIFSDLNNLRVYSILDRQYPDFFGFNGEEVEKALKDFDIEYKLSDVKLWYNGYKFGNSEVYNPWSILNFLKDGKLAPYWIDTSGNFLINQILKNTDSEIMETLEALFNGETVEENISGNSDLSSLLGQEEIWELLLFSGYLTIDEKIGEDYEDVYSLRLPNREVREFFRKKFIDVNFGESMFRKAMEGLKNLKFDIFQKYLQNILLKSTSFMDTKNEDFYHGLVLGMMFYLDNHYYVKSNEESGLGRYDVVIEPKNKNNRGFVLEFKVVKNEDDLEKVSEEAIEQIIEKKYDIGLRDRGIKDVTFVGVAFCGKVVKVSYR, from the coding sequence ATGAAAAAAGGTATAGGAATTGGAATAGAAGATTTTAGTGAAGTAATAAAAGAGAATTGTTACTACATTGACAAAACAAAATGGATAGAGGAAATTTTAGAGGATAAATCAAAAATAAAGTTATTCACACGTCCAAGAAGATTTGGGAAAACGCTTAATATGTCGATGTTAAAATATTTTTTTAATGTTGAAAATAAAGAAGAAAATAGAAAGTTATTTAATGGACTCGATGTTGAAAAGTCTGAATATATGTCTGAACAGGGGCAATATCCAGTGATTTTTATTTCATTGAAAAGTATAAAGGCAAAAACTTGGGAGGAAGCGATACAGGAAATTAGACTGTTAGTTTTAGAATTGTTTTCTGAGTACAAGTATCTTTTAGAGGATTTGGATGAATATGACTTGCCTAGATTTAAGAAGTATTTACTGGGCAATACAGATTTTTCTGAGTTAAAAAATGCCTTGCTGTTTTTAACTAGAATATTATTTCAGAAGTATAAAAAAGAAGTTATCTTATTAATTGATGAATACGACAGTCCTTTGATTTCTGCTTATGAACATCATTATTATAGCGATGCCATCGCATTTTTTAAAGTATTTTACGGAGAAGCGCTGAAAACTAACCAGTATTTAAAAATGGGAGTTATGACTGGGATTATAAGGGTTATTAAGGCTGGAATATTTTCTGACTTGAATAATTTACGAGTTTATTCTATTTTAGATAGACAGTATCCTGATTTTTTTGGATTTAATGGTGAGGAAGTTGAAAAGGCACTTAAAGATTTTGATATTGAATACAAACTTTCTGATGTCAAGTTATGGTATAATGGCTATAAATTTGGAAATTCCGAAGTATATAACCCTTGGAGCATTTTAAATTTCTTAAAAGATGGGAAGTTAGCTCCTTACTGGATTGATACTTCTGGGAATTTCTTGATTAATCAGATTTTGAAAAATACAGATTCTGAAATTATGGAAACTTTGGAAGCTCTTTTTAATGGAGAAACTGTTGAAGAAAATATCAGTGGTAATTCCGATTTATCTAGTTTATTGGGGCAAGAGGAAATTTGGGAACTTCTTTTATTTAGCGGATATTTAACTATTGATGAAAAAATTGGGGAAGACTATGAGGATGTGTATTCCTTGAGACTGCCTAATAGGGAGGTAAGGGAGTTTTTTAGGAAGAAATTTATTGATGTAAATTTTGGGGAAAGTATGTTTAGAAAAGCTATGGAAGGGCTTAAAAACCTTAAATTTGATATTTTTCAAAAATATTTACAAAATATTTTATTAAAATCAACAAGTTTTATGGATACTAAAAATGAAGACTTTTATCATGGATTAGTCTTAGGAATGATGTTTTATCTGGATAATCATTATTATGTAAAATCTAATGAAGAAAGTGGCCTTGGAAGATATGATGTTGTAATTGAGCCAAAGAATAAGAATAATAGAGGGTTTGTTCTGGAGTTTAAAGTTGTGAAAAATGAAGATGATTTGGAGAAAGTTTCGGAAGAGGCGATAGAGCAGATAATAGAGAAGAAGTATGATATTGGGTTAAGAGATAGAGGTATTAAGGATGTTACTTTTGTTGGGGTTGCTTTTTGTGGAAAAGTGGTAAAAGTCAGTTACAGATAG
- the dnaA gene encoding chromosomal replication initiator protein DnaA, which produces MDVVKLWEKIKKIMKKRVNEGEFELFFENVEATKLEESVFTLTCNSKLIKENMEKYKSQMEEIIEIVTDEEVTINFEIKKQDVMSYKPETHSFPKETMEKASLVHTGLNPKHRLDNFVVGENSKLAYNACLAVVKNPTVYNPLFIFGSSGLGKTHLMQAVGNAILENDPSKRVYYSTSEEFANEFFKVLNSGRIQHFRDTFRALDVLLLDDIQFFEKVFGRGEGTVEEEFFHTFNKLQELGKQIIMISDKSPKEIKNLSKRLESRFLSGLTVEIQSPGYETRMMILKNMAKAQGIEIDDSILEYISDSLDTNVRELEGTLTNLNARAKLLDEEITLELVQEMLMHNVKREQSKVTAKKVIEMISTQYGVSVTDMKSKKRQKKIVETRQIAMYLLKNNDELDLSLTAVGGLFGGKDHSTVISSIRKIDKKTKEDVVFKKEIEALNKKIFRT; this is translated from the coding sequence ATGGATGTTGTGAAATTGTGGGAAAAAATTAAGAAAATTATGAAAAAAAGAGTTAATGAAGGGGAATTTGAGCTGTTTTTTGAAAATGTGGAGGCAACTAAACTTGAAGAGAGTGTCTTTACTCTTACTTGTAATTCGAAGCTAATAAAGGAAAATATGGAAAAATATAAAAGCCAGATGGAAGAAATTATAGAAATTGTGACAGATGAAGAAGTTACGATAAACTTTGAGATAAAAAAACAGGATGTAATGTCATATAAGCCTGAAACTCACAGTTTTCCAAAAGAAACAATGGAAAAAGCTTCACTTGTTCACACAGGACTAAATCCGAAACACAGGCTTGATAATTTTGTTGTTGGTGAAAACAGTAAGCTTGCATATAATGCCTGTCTAGCAGTTGTAAAAAATCCAACGGTTTATAACCCTCTTTTTATTTTTGGAAGTTCAGGGCTTGGAAAAACCCATCTTATGCAGGCTGTAGGAAATGCAATTTTAGAAAATGACCCAAGTAAGCGTGTTTATTACTCTACTTCTGAAGAATTTGCAAATGAGTTTTTTAAAGTTTTGAACAGCGGAAGAATTCAGCATTTTCGTGATACATTCCGTGCTTTAGATGTACTTCTTCTAGATGATATACAATTTTTTGAAAAGGTGTTTGGACGTGGAGAAGGGACTGTGGAAGAAGAATTTTTCCACACATTTAACAAGTTGCAGGAACTGGGAAAACAGATAATAATGATAAGTGATAAATCGCCAAAGGAAATAAAAAATCTGTCAAAACGTCTCGAATCAAGATTTTTGTCAGGCCTAACAGTGGAAATCCAAAGTCCAGGATATGAAACTCGTATGATGATTTTGAAAAACATGGCAAAAGCACAGGGAATCGAAATAGACGACAGCATTTTAGAATATATTTCAGATTCTCTTGATACAAACGTAAGAGAACTGGAAGGAACGCTTACAAACTTAAATGCCCGTGCAAAACTTCTAGATGAGGAGATAACATTGGAACTGGTTCAGGAAATGCTTATGCACAACGTAAAAAGAGAACAGTCAAAAGTAACAGCCAAAAAAGTAATAGAAATGATTTCTACACAATATGGTGTCAGCGTAACTGACATGAAATCCAAAAAACGTCAGAAGAAAATAGTGGAAACAAGACAAATTGCAATGTATCTGTTAAAGAATAATGATGAGCTGGATTTAAGCCTAACAGCAGTAGGGGGGCTTTTTGGAGGAAAAGATCACAGCACGGTTATAAGCAGCATTAGAAAAATTGATAAAAAAACGAAGGAAGATGTTGTGTTCAAAAAAGAAATTGAGGCTTTAAACAAGAAGATTTTCAGAACTTAA
- the yaaA gene encoding S4 domain-containing protein YaaA gives MENIDNEIEEVVINTEFIKLDQLLKWANFTGSGVEAKMFILNGEVKVNDTVETRRGKKIYDGDVVEFAGEKVVIRSKH, from the coding sequence ATGGAAAATATAGATAATGAAATTGAAGAAGTTGTTATAAATACTGAATTTATAAAATTAGATCAGCTTTTGAAGTGGGCAAATTTTACAGGTTCTGGAGTGGAAGCAAAAATGTTTATTTTGAATGGAGAAGTGAAAGTAAATGATACTGTGGAAACTAGACGTGGGAAAAAAATTTATGATGGAGATGTTGTGGAGTTTGCTGGGGAGAAAGTTGTTATAAGATCAAAACATTAA